The genomic interval CGCCATTGTTAAACTGATTCAGAAAATTGTGACAGACATGTAAATCAAATGTTTGAGACCAATTCAATTAGAACCAATGAGGAAATTGCTTTATATAACAAAATCACACGTTACGAGTTCATGgattgataaaacaaaaagcactCAAGGACCTTGAGTGGATGAGTTCAAGTCCCACCACTATTTGAGACTTGATTTCCCTTTTGGGAATGTCAAAATCCTCTATGGATTTGGGGCCCAATGAGTTTCCACCTCAAATGGgatgaattttgaataatttttgaaaaacagaATGAGGaatgaaggaaaaataattcctaaatttttaatgggatGTGGTTTGATTTTATACTCTCCACCccacctccacctccaccCTAATTCCcattatatatgaatattttttaatttttatttaataatatttgttttattaattacaatgttagttaatgattttttttgtttgatataaATGGGctataactaaaagaaaaccctgcaatataaattttattcaaccctaaaatattctaatgttttcttttctctcttaaaaTATTGctcttttcaaatatttttcaattttgatatcatttcaAGATATTGTTACAAACATTtggagatatttttaaataatttaaattaatgattttatttaagtctttaatttttaatttatttaaatcatgTATCTATATCtgctacaaaataaataaatagagaatGAGGTgggaatgaaaaaaattattccccACGTGGGAATTTCCCATCCCcaccccactaaatttattggaaaatgAGGTGAGAAATGAAGTCATGATTTATAATAGAGTGGGGAATGAAGTTGGCTTTCCCACCTTTACCCCACCCCATTATCATCCCTATCCCTTCTAATAAAATCAAGTAGGGGTTTACTTATCTTACCATCACTTAGGATGGACTAGATACCCCTCTAGTATTAAGTTTGAACTGTGTCATAATATAGAGTtctgatgaattttttattataaatattaatagaattttaattgGGGTCCGCCTATGTTGCAACTTATGCAACATACAACAATTTTTGTCCttttgtgtttgattacaTTACATCACCTTATATTTTCTGCAAAATTCATTAGGAACTAAAAGTTACAAACTTTTACATATAAgtcaaattttagaataaaatgacatttgaaaagaattataattttttattattattattattattattattattattattattattattatcattattattattatataatattattgctattaaattttattattttaattattattatttatgattattattgtcattattattattaaaatttattacttttattattttaattgttattataccgtaattaattcattattattaatatttatcttgttatgattaaaattaattttattattaaaatatattaacttttttattttaattattgttattatttttattaatattattactattaaaacttattaataattttatttattttaattattatcattattaatattattatttcagttaattttgttgttgttgttattattgttgttaaattttattaattttttgttttaattaacattattgtcataattattatttttagctttattattattattgttttaattataatatatacaaataatattagggacacaattaataaagggcattttaataacttatgATAGTTTAttccaattataaaataaagtaaacacatcaatgagaATGTTGTTCATTCCGATTCCTTATTACGATTTTAGCTCATTTcgattcttatttaataaacgcACCATTAGAATGTGCTTAGAACATAGTATTGtatattgttatattattgttcacattaatttattacttacTTATATTTGGAAGTTTTAAAAGTTAGATTATGGTCAATTATGTAATTCACTACAATGTGCTAAATTTTGTCTTAATTGAAAcgttaaatatatttaaattatatttttatttttactataataattataatattaaaaataaattatattacaatattattttattatatcatattatatttatatattaataattaatataaaataataattaaatataatttttaataaatttacataataaGAGTAGATATAGAAatgatagtaataattaaaaaaatatgaaatatctATGAATTTGTGGAATAAATAAACgtatttatctttttgaagTTAGGACGCAAacataaactttattttatatttaacgAGTTGTGGCTCTTATAAACTAGTATTGAATCATGCATTGTAATTacataatatcaataataaaattcctCTTAAATTTCCTACTTATTCATATCATTTAACAACTAagccaataaataaaataataataattatattttttcctaACATTTTAGAAAACAAGAGGGATTACAATGAAAATAACCTAAATAAATACACTCTATCGTTGGATTTGCTTTTAACATTCTTGTCTTGGATCCAAtggttaaattataaaatgacaaaagaaGTGGTGTGTTGCAACTGTTACAACATAGGCGGACCCTTCTAATtgtaatattgatatatatatatatataaacctaAAATAATAGAACCATCTTCATAGTTAATTGGGTACACCAATTTCTGCATCATCAATATTCATCATCcccatcaccatcatcatgattattattattttccaaaagTAAATGCTGCCAATCGATCTGTCATTATTTCTGTGAAGCACAATACTCTAGCTTTCCAGGACTAAGAAGAATAAGACAACTTATACATTCggtaatcataaaattttcgTAAACTTTTCTATCAATGACTCACTGCTCAATGCATGGAAATGGATGCTTGAAGGGAAGAAGCCAGCCATGAACTGATGAACATGATAACGATATGGTATAAATGaggtaaaaaaattagctGGACCACCAAGTGAATGCTAATCAACAAAAGCATAGATAATTTGTCGCGAGTTAATAGTCTGTGAGCATTCGAGAGCTGGCACGAATGGACTTCTCGGAAAATGGACGCGTGACGTTCATCAAAACCTTTTTTCTGTTGAGCGAGCCTGACAGAATGGGGGATagaataaaacaagaaatcaCCACTTGATTTGAGAGGGATCGATTGTTTCCTAAGGTATGTGATTAGCTCAAAAGCAGGGAAAAGAGATTTAATGGACAATAATGTGTTACTTTAACCGACATTAGTGTATTAATGGACACCTAATTAATGGAAGTGCTGTAAAACAAGTTGGAAGCAAATAATAACTTAttagggatattatcatttcactACCTAGTATTTTTGggcatattattttatcactaaagttttctaacaattttttttttcatttaatgtttcagtttttatcattttaccaccaaACCATTACAGTTAACAAAAGTTTCAATagaaattataagaaaaatctattttacTTCTGAACTATGTAAGTgtaatttaatcatttgaattgaaaaaaaaatacaaaattaattatatacaaaGAAATAACACttttatcaattgattattttatatctctaaaatagttaattgatcatattataaatattataccttgtgaaattcttaaaatacTGGATATACTGAAATTCTCAAAATACTCTTATGacatcaataatttattaatgaagTTAATGGTTTagtggtaaaatgataaactCTCAAATATTAAGtgagaaaaagtaaatataaaaaaactttGATAGTAAAGTGGTATAGCAGAAAAGAAcatctaataaaataataatatcccattttattataatttatgctTTTTCTATGATTTGACCCTCTCATCCCATGACCCATAGGGCCATATCGATGAAGGTGCATGTGCAGTCTTTACGTGTAGACACAGTGATAGGCCTCAGGGCCGGACCCTTGAATTGAATTTCTGCAAAGAAAACACTCCTAGTTTGATggtgtttaattattattaggatTTCTGCAGTCTCTGTATTTATGGTAATCTACTccaaatttatgaaaatgcaTCAAAGTATGTATACGCTTCCAAGTTCCAATATCCATGAACAGCAtctacaaaaatatataaactgGCTAGCTAAACTAAAGTCTTTATTCAGGTTATATTCCACATACAGATTTGGTGCTTGAAATTTCATGTCTAGATAATTTTGAGGCTATACGAATACAGATGTGTAAATGTACAAATCTAAACATTTTCACCactattaataatttgtattgaaCCGGGccccaaaaatttaaaatcataattggTCATGGCAGGTATGTGGTGAGCATCTGTAACCTGACAAAAGCAAACCCACTGGGTAACCTAGCCAAATAACACAATAAACTATATATGTAACCGGTATAATGATGAACAATTTTTGACAGACAAATGAGAGCTATGTGCTCATATTATCAATATATAGTTGAGGGTATTTATCAGTTAGtgaaatttcttgtttttttttttttttttttttttgtttaagaaGAGAATTGGGTTGGCCATTAGTCTATAATaaacgaaaaaaaattaagaacatACAGTCATCGTCATATTTctgaaaggaagaagaagaatattaataatcattGAAATTGTTTAGAAGTTTCTCACTTTTGGCTGTCCTTCATtattctctcttctctctctatatgtatatataaattgtttgtattgttgtttttttttttttttgattacaTGCGACTATTGCtcagattacaactcatattatatgagaatATAACTGATATGTACAAATCAGACTATAACCGGAATCAACATACATCAATGCTAATGGAGCGCTGCCCAgattttaaccctctcaaatattcgagggatgtcTACTCCTCGCACTGGGGCAAGGAAGCAGACTGCCttcactcaattttatttgaggAAGAAAACACCCCCACATGCATTGTTTGTATTGTTGTTCAAATTGATATCTAAGTTACTTTCTTTCTCGTCCTcaacttgtttgtttttttatctcatCATATGCATCTAAATTTAAGaacttgtttattattattattattattttttaatacagaacttgtttattatttattctctcTTTTGAGCATAAAAGCCGCAATCACCTGTCTCATTCATGCACATACCAGTCACGATGAATAAGGACAGCCATTGGATTTGGATACATATAGATTCATTTCTGTGTTtgtattcttattttttatcaaagtGCATAATATAAGTGCACAAGCATCGAGAGGTGTACTCATAACATGCCAGGTCCTCTCATTTTTCAATCATAATTCAGAAACCAAATAAGAACTCACTACTGGGTTCATATATAAAATGGTTAGTTGGTGTTCAGATTCTTCACAAAGAAAGGTAGCTAAAAACAAGTGACGTGACCCATCTCATCAATTTTCTGTACAAACCCATAAGTATCATTACAAGCTCTATTATAGATACATTTATCATCCCCATCAAATTATTTCCTTCTCTTTGAGTGTGTGATTTTGTTGTAGAATACACCCAAATTTGCTCGCTCATATATAGAAAGATATACTGTAGAAAATTAAGACACCAATGGTTACTGTGAGCAGTCAATGTACTAAGAAAGAAGCTAATAGAGGAGCATGGACGGCTGAAGAAGACCAAAAGCTGGCTCAAGCCATTGAGGTTCATGGTCCCAAGAAGTGGAAATCAGTTGCAGCCAAAGCAGGTCTGTTGTATAATTGATGGATGATAGTGAATTTCAATGTCAACAAAAGCTTGATGGGCATGTAACtacaatttcaattatgtaGGCCTTAATAGATGTGGAAAGAGTTGCAGATTAAGATGGATGAATTATCTTAGGCCAAATATCAAGAGAGGCAGTATATCAGACCAAGAAGAGGACTTGATACTCAGGCTTCACAAACTCCTCGGAAACAGGTAATACTACTGTCTTTTTCTGTTTGGCTAGTGGGATGTAATGCGTTAGTAAAATTTAAGGCTTTATGTAGGTGGTCTTTGATTGCTGGAAGATTACCTGGTCGGACCGATAATGAAATCAAGAACTATTGGAACTCTCATTTGAgcaagaaaataaagcaaaatgaaaaacCAAGCAGAGGTTCAACGGCAAAAGATTTGGAGCTTGAGATATCTAAAGGGGAGGAGAAGGGCAGTACTGTACAAAAGAGAAGTGGTGACCTTGAGGGAACTTTTTATGCTGATGGGGgatcaaaattatttagttttgtTGGAGATAACAAGTTCTTTGATTGCTATAACGATGAGCCTCTGAATTTGGAGTGGATGGGTAGATTTTTTGAAATGGATGAGAGTTGGTTTGACTTTGCATGATATAAATTTgaacttttgttttgcttaTCATGTCTTT from Citrus sinensis cultivar Valencia sweet orange chromosome 9, DVS_A1.0, whole genome shotgun sequence carries:
- the LOC102616002 gene encoding transcription factor MYB114-like, with the translated sequence MVTVSSQCTKKEANRGAWTAEEDQKLAQAIEVHGPKKWKSVAAKAGLNRCGKSCRLRWMNYLRPNIKRGSISDQEEDLILRLHKLLGNRWSLIAGRLPGRTDNEIKNYWNSHLSKKIKQNEKPSRGSTAKDLELEISKGEEKGSTVQKRSGDLEGTFYADGGSKLFSFVGDNKFFDCYNDEPLNLEWMGRFFEMDESWFDFA